A stretch of DNA from Pseudomonadales bacterium:
AGCAGAATTACCTGTGCAGCGCTCGCGACCACGACAGCGCCGGCAGCCTGCGCCGCCGCTGTTGCAGATCTCGCCGCAGATTTCACCGCAGCAATCACTTCCGATCGCACTGCAGGGGCCGTTCGCCCACCTTGCCCTCTCACCAAGAGGCCAGCTCCAACGCCGCAAAAGGGCGGCAAGTTTACCGAATTTGGCGCTCGGAGGTCTGATACACTCTCGCCCCCATTTTGCTGATGCTGGCCACGGAATTGGGTTCCCGAAAACAGAGCGACGCACCCGGCGCCCACCCCCAGGGCGGATCAGCCGGCACAGCGGAAAATGCACCAAAAAAGAGCCTCACCTACCGGGATGCCGGTGTCGATATCGACGCCGGGGATGAGCTCATCCGTCGCATCGGCCCGGCCGCCCGGGCGACGAGCCGCCCTGAACTGCTGAGCGGTCTGGGTGGTTTTGCCGCCCTTGCAGAACTGCCCGCAGGGTACAGGCAGCCGGTGCTGGTGACCGGAACAGACGGTGTCGGCACCAAACTCAAACTTGCCATCGACCACGATCGCCACGACACCGTCGGCCAGGATCTGGTGGCCATGTGTGTGAACGACGTGCTGGTGACCGGCGCCGAGCCCTTCCTGTTCCTCGACTACTACGCCACCGGTAAACTCGACGTCGATGTCGCCGAGCGGGTGATCAAAGGCATCGCCCTGGGTTGCGAACTTGCCGGTTGCGCACTGGTTGGTGGCGAAACGGCAGAAATGCCCGGCTTCTACAGCGGCGGCGACTACGATCTCGCCGGGTTCTGTGTGGGCGTGGTCGAAAAATCTGAAATCATCAGCGGTGCGGACCTCACTCCGGGCGATGTCCTCATCGGCCTGCCCAGCAGCGGCCCCCACTCCAACGGTTATTCCCTGATCCGCAGAATCCTCGAAGACCGTACGCTCCTGCCTTCACCGA
This window harbors:
- the purM gene encoding phosphoribosylformylglycinamidine cyclo-ligase; protein product: MGSRKQSDAPGAHPQGGSAGTAENAPKKSLTYRDAGVDIDAGDELIRRIGPAARATSRPELLSGLGGFAALAELPAGYRQPVLVTGTDGVGTKLKLAIDHDRHDTVGQDLVAMCVNDVLVTGAEPFLFLDYYATGKLDVDVAERVIKGIALGCELAGCALVGGETAEMPGFYSGGDYDLAGFCVGVVEKSEIISGADLTPGDVLIGLPSSGPHSNGYSLIRRILEDRTLLPSPKMLDELLAPTRIYAKSVLQLRRRLAAAANPGPGIKGMAHITGGGVLENLPRMWSGRPLAALIDVDSWQRADVFSWLQQAGNVAEREMLRTFNCGLGFVIAVQADQLDAAIALLEEAGEHPRRIGTLVDPGTRAGSGQLLIG